TGCTGTCGGGTACTGGGGGGCGCCGGCCGAGCTGTACTGGGCGTTGTACTGCATGTGTTGCAGAGACTGCGCGCTGTAGGCCGAAAAGGGGATGCCCGCCTGGAAGGTGGCTGCTGCCAGGTCCTGGGCTTTGAGCGCGTGGCACGGCTTGCCGTCCCTGACCAAAACGGGCACGGCCACCCGGCGCGGTGAGGGCAGGGGCGTCACCTCCATACCTTTCTCGGCTCGGGCGCGCTTCATCTTGTAGCGGTGGTTCTGGAACCAAATCTTCACCTGCGTGGGCGTCAGGCGGATAAGGCTGGCCAGGTGCTCGCGCTCGGGCGCCGACAGGTACCGCTGCTGCCGGAAGCGCCGCTCCAGCTCGTAGGTCTGCGCTTTGGAGAAGAGCACCCGCCGCTTCCGCTTCTTGCCGGCGTCCCCCCCGCCGCCGGGGGTCTCCTTGTCATTGTCCGGTGACTCGTCGGCCGATGGCTCCGGGGACTTGGAACTCGAGTCTTGGGGCGCCGCGCCGGCCGCCAGCCCGTGCACTGGAAGAGAGGGAAGTCTGTCAGGCGCCTGCAGGCCCCGTGCGCCCTGGATCCTCCGCGCGCCCTCTGCCCCGTGCGCCCTGCAGGCCAGCCCGGCAGCCTTCGCCCAGACCCTCGCCCCGCTCCACACTGGATGGAACTGTCGGCGTCTCCCCGCTTCCCCGGGGGAAAGAGAAGAGGCAGGAGTAGGGGCTCGGGGTTCTGGTTTCTAGGGGTTCCCCCAGGGTGGGTTTGTatttgggggggcggggaggagtggCGCGCAGAGATCACCGCGGGTTATGGGCTCCGGCCCCCTTAAGCAGTTTCCTCTCCGGAGAGACGTgggcagatttttaaaagaaaaaacccacaatCCCGGCATTGATCGGGTCGGCCATTT
This portion of the Ovis canadensis isolate MfBH-ARS-UI-01 breed Bighorn chromosome 13, ARS-UI_OviCan_v2, whole genome shotgun sequence genome encodes:
- the NKX2-2 gene encoding homeobox protein Nkx-2.2, which encodes MSLTNTKTGFSVKDILDLPDTNDEEGSVAEGPEEENEGPEPAKRAGPLGQGALDTVQSLPLKNPFYDSSDNPYTRWLASTEGLQYSLHGLAAGAAPQDSSSKSPEPSADESPDNDKETPGGGGDAGKKRKRRVLFSKAQTYELERRFRQQRYLSAPEREHLASLIRLTPTQVKIWFQNHRYKMKRARAEKGMEVTPLPSPRRVAVPVLVRDGKPCHALKAQDLAAATFQAGIPFSAYSAQSLQHMQYNAQYSSAGAPQYPTAHPLVQAQQWTW